The following are from one region of the Zonotrichia albicollis isolate bZonAlb1 chromosome 15, bZonAlb1.hap1, whole genome shotgun sequence genome:
- the SMIM32 gene encoding small integral membrane protein 32: MSQRISPNEECWGNQGQDTRLTAFALLFYFCCGRNLSKNMYSELLNSTSATEAHLMIQTNTPYLSSTPRPVSSSALYMSTARVLKEGEINKPDLVTYIILFFFLFLTVTFIVFFINCQLKNSFFATLPYDRSLREARNPWRTQAV, from the exons ATGAGCCAGCGCATTTCCCCAAACGAGGAGTGCTGGGGGAACCAGGGCCAGGACACGAG ACTGACTGCGTTTGCCCTCCTGTTTTACTTCTGCTGTGGAAGAAATTTAAGCAAGAACATGTATAGTGAATTGCTCAATTCCACCAGTGCCACTGAAGCTCACCTAATGATTCAGACCAACACGCCCTACCTGAGCAGCACCCCGAGACCCGTGAGCTCCTCTGCTCTTTACATGTCGACAGCCAGGGTGTTAAAAGAAGGGGAAATAAATAAGCCAGACCTGGTGACTTACATcattctatttttctttctgttcttgaCTGTGACATTCATTGTGTTCTTCATAAACTGCCAgctgaaaaattctttttttgctACTCTTCCTTACGACAGATCGCTCAGGGAGGCGAGGAACCCGTGGAGGACACAAGCTGTCTGA